Proteins from a genomic interval of Candidatus Eisenbacteria bacterium:
- a CDS encoding FIST domain containing protein, with product MAAPPEIAVHRGFSASRDPAIAAEELYRAIGKPGVSFATFYCTAEYDLPALARELHARFGDMPLIGCTSAGEINPTGYTDGSLTGVSIVSDQLTAEIDLIDSLDSFVLSRGEQTAHNLLNRFLQRGVTPTSANTFALVLIDGLSGQEEPLVFALSRALGGMQLFGGSAGDDGRFKQTWIYYRGAFHEHSAIVALMHTTLPFMVFKTQHFESTDQRLVVTRADPATRTVYEINGEPAAREYARVLGLSLDRLQADVFAVHPVAVRIGGTLYVRSIMHANPDESLTFACAINEGIVVSVAKGLDLLADLEALFADIRERLGPPALVLACDCLFRKMEMDQRGLRGAVGEVLARNQVIGFATYGEQFNGMHVNQTFTGVALGYPRAA from the coding sequence ATGGCCGCGCCGCCTGAGATCGCCGTTCACCGCGGTTTCTCAGCCTCACGCGATCCCGCGATCGCGGCGGAGGAACTCTATCGGGCGATTGGAAAGCCGGGAGTCTCGTTCGCGACTTTCTATTGCACGGCCGAGTACGACCTCCCGGCGCTTGCGCGCGAACTTCACGCTCGCTTCGGTGACATGCCCCTGATCGGCTGCACCTCGGCGGGAGAGATCAACCCGACGGGCTACACGGACGGCTCGCTCACCGGCGTCAGCATCGTGTCCGATCAACTGACCGCCGAAATCGATCTCATCGATTCACTCGACAGCTTCGTGCTTTCGCGTGGCGAACAAACCGCTCACAACCTCCTGAACCGATTTCTGCAGCGAGGCGTCACTCCGACCAGCGCCAACACATTCGCGCTGGTGCTAATCGATGGGTTGTCGGGACAGGAGGAGCCGCTGGTGTTCGCCCTGTCTCGCGCGCTCGGCGGGATGCAACTGTTCGGAGGTTCCGCCGGCGACGACGGACGGTTCAAACAGACCTGGATCTACTACCGGGGGGCCTTTCACGAGCACTCGGCGATCGTCGCGCTCATGCACACGACGCTGCCATTCATGGTATTCAAGACCCAGCACTTCGAGAGCACGGACCAGCGCCTGGTGGTGACGCGTGCCGACCCCGCCACTCGTACCGTGTACGAGATCAACGGGGAACCCGCCGCGCGGGAGTACGCGCGCGTGCTGGGCCTGAGCCTTGATCGGCTGCAAGCCGATGTGTTCGCGGTGCACCCGGTCGCCGTTCGAATTGGTGGAACTCTTTACGTGCGTTCGATCATGCACGCCAACCCGGACGAGAGCCTCACGTTCGCGTGCGCGATCAACGAAGGCATCGTGGTGTCGGTCGCGAAGGGGCTGGATCTTCTCGCCGACCTCGAAGCGCTGTTCGCCGATATTCGCGAACGGCTCGGGCCGCCTGCGCTCGTCCTGGCGTGCGACTGTCTGTTTCGCAAGATGGAGATGGATCAGCGCGGGCTGCGCGGAGCCGTTGGCGAAGTCCTCGCCCGCAATCAGGTGATCGGATTCGCCACCTACGGTGAGCAATTCAACGGCATGCACGTGAATCAGACCTTCACCGGTGTCGCGCTTGGATACCCCCGCGCAGCCTAG
- a CDS encoding tetratricopeptide repeat protein, which produces MPYGRALVGAGNLAWRMGELDRARGLYEQALSVLSQVGTDQQIGSVYLNLGNIAFSRGENDEAERHYEKSLDYYRRANSTIWIAGCLTNLSVIALAREDLDRLETMQSESLQINEEAGIRDGICLCLLQLGIAAYIRRDYDLGRALWDRAMALAREIDHSWSLMPDPSIALPIFEAVASLVADTRPAESASLLAAATALRVTLKMPLLSYELPATRDLEARLTGALSDEDLAGAREAGAQLSVVAALSAAERLVGVPTDGRRSSPILGATLQGEPGALPLRALRPPSRWSPRCPLP; this is translated from the coding sequence GTGCCTTATGGAAGGGCACTCGTCGGGGCAGGCAACCTGGCCTGGCGGATGGGTGAGCTCGATCGTGCGCGCGGGCTCTACGAGCAGGCGCTCTCGGTGCTGTCCCAGGTCGGAACCGATCAGCAGATCGGCAGCGTCTACCTGAACCTGGGCAACATCGCGTTCAGCCGCGGCGAGAATGACGAGGCGGAACGACACTATGAAAAGAGTCTCGACTACTACCGACGCGCGAACTCGACCATCTGGATCGCAGGCTGCCTGACGAACCTGAGCGTCATCGCACTGGCGCGCGAAGACCTCGATCGCCTCGAAACCATGCAGTCGGAGTCGCTCCAGATCAACGAAGAGGCCGGCATTCGAGACGGCATTTGTCTCTGCCTGCTGCAGCTCGGGATCGCGGCCTACATCCGGCGCGATTACGATCTCGGTCGCGCGCTCTGGGACCGAGCCATGGCCCTTGCGCGCGAGATCGATCACAGCTGGAGCCTGATGCCGGACCCGTCGATTGCTCTGCCTATTTTCGAAGCGGTTGCGAGCCTGGTTGCCGACACTCGCCCCGCCGAGTCAGCGAGCCTGCTGGCCGCCGCGACCGCATTGCGAGTCACGCTCAAGATGCCGCTTCTCTCGTACGAACTTCCCGCCACGCGCGACCTCGAAGCGCGCCTGACGGGAGCGCTCAGCGACGAGGACCTGGCAGGTGCCCGAGAAGCCGGAGCACAACTGTCGGTGGTTGCGGCGCTGTCGGCGGCGGAGCGATTGGTGGGAGTCCCTACCGACGGCCGCCGGTCCAGTCCCATCCTGGGGGCCACGCTCCAGGGCGAACCCGGAGCGCTGCCACTCCGCGCGCTCAGACCGCCAAGTCGCTGGTCTCCTCGATGTCCTCTGCCTTGA
- a CDS encoding HAMP domain-containing histidine kinase, with product MRRVEQSMDMQEDAFLLFQTATALEGKIQQRTAALNAALSDLAITNQALERARDAANAANAAKSAFLANMSHELRTPLHGILSFARFGLREAEVAERSGLREYFTHIHDSGQTLLALLNDVLDLAKLESGRMHYEWECVDLEDLVSTVMEEFGAVCRERGISLTIVGDDQRLPVWGDSMRLRQVIRNLIDNAVRYTKSRVVVSLFVDQLAKVARIMIADDGPGIPEDELGAIFEKFIQSSATGSGAGGTGLGLAITREILAAHHGRAWAENQPHGGAVLTVELPLKAEDIEETSDLAV from the coding sequence ATGCGACGCGTCGAGCAGTCGATGGACATGCAGGAGGATGCGTTCCTGCTGTTCCAGACCGCGACGGCGCTCGAAGGCAAGATTCAGCAGCGCACCGCCGCCCTCAATGCCGCGCTGTCAGACCTTGCGATCACCAACCAGGCGCTCGAACGCGCGCGCGACGCCGCCAATGCGGCGAACGCCGCCAAGTCGGCATTCCTCGCCAACATGTCGCATGAACTGCGCACGCCGCTGCATGGCATCCTCAGCTTCGCGCGCTTCGGGCTGCGCGAGGCCGAGGTGGCGGAGCGGAGCGGGCTGCGCGAATACTTCACCCACATCCACGACAGCGGCCAGACTCTCCTCGCGTTGCTGAACGATGTCCTCGATCTCGCCAAGCTCGAATCGGGGCGCATGCACTACGAGTGGGAGTGCGTGGATCTCGAGGACCTCGTGAGCACCGTGATGGAGGAGTTCGGCGCGGTGTGCCGAGAGCGCGGCATCTCGCTGACGATCGTCGGCGACGATCAGCGCCTGCCGGTATGGGGCGACTCCATGCGACTGCGGCAGGTCATTCGCAACCTAATCGACAACGCCGTGCGCTATACGAAGTCGCGAGTCGTGGTATCGCTGTTCGTCGATCAGCTCGCGAAGGTCGCGCGGATCATGATCGCGGATGATGGTCCCGGAATCCCAGAGGACGAACTCGGAGCGATCTTCGAAAAGTTCATCCAGTCGAGCGCCACCGGCTCGGGCGCCGGCGGCACCGGGCTCGGACTCGCGATCACGCGCGAGATCCTCGCGGCGCATCACGGTCGCGCATGGGCTGAGAACCAACCGCACGGCGGAGCCGTCCTGACAGTCGAACTGCCGCTCAAGGCAGAGGACATCGAGGAGACCAGCGACTTGGCGGTCTGA